From one Nitrospiraceae bacterium genomic stretch:
- a CDS encoding NnrS family protein — translation MSNGIASGATRSEMALFSYGFRPFFLGAALFAGLAVPAWIVMLAGGGGSTALAAPREWHVHEMLFGFLPAVITGFVLTAVPNWTDRPAIKGRLLIGLFCLWAAGRVALALPWFTPGVSGLIDAAYLLALSGVIWREIAA, via the coding sequence ATGAGTAACGGAATCGCATCCGGCGCAACCAGGTCGGAGATGGCACTGTTTTCCTATGGCTTCAGGCCGTTTTTTTTGGGGGCGGCCTTGTTCGCCGGTCTCGCGGTCCCTGCCTGGATCGTGATGCTTGCGGGTGGCGGTGGCTCAACTGCTCTGGCTGCCCCTCGTGAATGGCATGTGCACGAGATGCTGTTCGGATTCTTACCCGCGGTCATCACCGGCTTCGTGCTGACGGCCGTTCCGAATTGGACCGACCGGCCGGCAATTAAAGGACGCCTGTTGATCGGTCTGTTCTGCCTGTGGGCGGCCGGTCGCGTGGCACTGGCGTTGCCATGGTTCACACCGGGGGTGAGTGGCCTGATCGATGCCGCCTATCTCCTTGCCTTATCAGGAGTGATCTGGCGCGAAATCGCGGC